The proteins below come from a single Paroceanicella profunda genomic window:
- a CDS encoding DoxX family protein — protein MTTIQTDAPARPIIPPLGRVWAALAPLSPLIVRVTTGLLLMPHGAGKLFGLFGGYGIAGTGQWFDSIGFTPGWIFALGVGLLEFFGGLMLVLGLLTRPVAAAVVGFMAVAITIHLPNGYAWNAAGFEMPLFWGLMALSVMLRGGGAWSLDRLLGREF, from the coding sequence ATGACCACGATTCAGACTGATGCGCCGGCCCGCCCGATCATCCCGCCGCTTGGCCGGGTCTGGGCCGCTCTGGCTCCGCTCTCTCCGCTGATCGTCCGGGTGACGACCGGCCTTCTGCTGATGCCGCACGGCGCGGGCAAGCTGTTCGGGCTCTTCGGCGGCTACGGCATCGCCGGCACCGGCCAGTGGTTCGACTCCATCGGCTTCACGCCGGGCTGGATCTTCGCGCTGGGGGTCGGCCTGCTCGAATTCTTCGGCGGCCTGATGCTGGTGCTGGGCCTGCTCACCCGCCCGGTGGCGGCGGCGGTCGTCGGCTTCATGGCGGTGGCGATCACCATTCACCTGCCCAACGGCTATGCCTGGAACGCGGCTGGCTTCGAGATGCCGCTGTTCTGGGGGCTGATGGCGCTCTCCGTGATGCTCCGTGGCGGCGGCGCCTGGTCGCTCGACCGGCTGCTGGGCCGCGAATTCTGA
- a CDS encoding F0F1 ATP synthase subunit epsilon, with protein sequence MSAVLRLTLSTPSAVLVDRADVVSLRAEDRSGGFGILPRHADFLTVLPASLLRWRCADGAEWFCALGSGVLRVSGGGRAVSVACRQATLAETLAGLGPQIAALRAAEREATSAARVEQIRMEARAVRQLQRLLRPGPAEPGFSAHGETPR encoded by the coding sequence ATGAGCGCCGTGCTGCGCCTCACGCTGAGCACGCCCTCCGCGGTTCTGGTGGACCGGGCGGACGTGGTGTCGCTGCGCGCGGAGGACCGTTCGGGCGGCTTCGGCATCCTGCCGCGCCACGCAGATTTCCTCACCGTCCTGCCTGCCTCGCTGCTGCGCTGGCGCTGCGCGGACGGCGCGGAGTGGTTCTGCGCCCTCGGCTCGGGCGTGCTGCGGGTGAGCGGCGGGGGCCGGGCGGTCTCCGTGGCCTGCCGGCAGGCCACGCTGGCGGAGACCCTCGCGGGCCTCGGCCCGCAGATCGCCGCGCTGCGCGCCGCCGAGCGCGAGGCCACGAGCGCCGCGCGCGTGGAGCAGATCCGCATGGAGGCCCGCGCGGTGCGCCAGCTCCAGCGCCTGCTGCGCCCCGGCCCGGCCGAGCCCGGGTTCTCCGCCCATGGGGAGACCCCGCGATGA
- a CDS encoding AtpZ/AtpI family protein: MTAAGAPPPPTGPQDPLAEAARRAAERARRGAETPEPSLGSRLGQIGVVGWMIVAPMLLGLLAGRWLDRLAGGGITVTAALIMLGAGVGFWSAWKWMNRS; the protein is encoded by the coding sequence ATGACCGCCGCCGGAGCCCCTCCGCCGCCGACCGGCCCGCAGGACCCGCTGGCCGAGGCCGCCCGCCGCGCCGCCGAGCGGGCCCGGCGCGGCGCGGAGACGCCGGAGCCTTCCCTCGGTTCCCGCCTGGGGCAGATCGGCGTTGTCGGCTGGATGATCGTCGCGCCCATGCTGCTGGGGCTGCTGGCCGGGCGCTGGCTGGACCGGCTGGCCGGCGGCGGCATCACCGTCACCGCGGCGCTGATCATGCTGGGTGCCGGCGTGGGCTTCTGGTCGGCGTGGAAATGGATGAACCGCTCATGA
- a CDS encoding ATP synthase subunit I has protein sequence MTEAPMLLAEALGGGAAGAALGLAHFGALWRNTRLYAQGHAGAGLALQLARLGLVTAGLTGLALLGAVPLLAGTAGLLLARRRVVRRRQAEAEAGAPAGLTGAAPGAGGRP, from the coding sequence ATGACCGAGGCACCGATGCTTCTGGCCGAGGCACTTGGCGGCGGGGCCGCGGGTGCGGCACTCGGCCTCGCGCATTTCGGCGCGCTGTGGCGCAACACCCGGCTCTATGCGCAGGGACATGCGGGCGCCGGGCTGGCGCTGCAGCTCGCCCGGCTGGGGCTGGTGACGGCCGGGCTCACCGGGCTGGCGCTGCTCGGGGCGGTGCCGCTGCTGGCAGGAACGGCGGGGCTGCTGCTGGCCCGCCGCCGGGTGGTGCGCCGCCGGCAGGCGGAGGCGGAGGCCGGGGCACCCGCCGGCCTGACGGGCGCCGCCCCGGGCGCGGGGGGGCGGCCATGA
- a CDS encoding F0F1 ATP synthase subunit A: MISSPLSIETLVRIGPVPITTPVVVTWAIMAVLGLGAWALSRRLRPRPSTLQSVLEMAVEAVDDQVRGTLQADPAPCRALIGTLFLYILVANWSSLIPGVEPPTAHLETDVALAGIVFAATIWFGIRAQGLGGWLKTFAEPSWAMIPLNLVEQVTRNVSLVLRLFGNVMSGVFVIGIVLSLAGLLVPIPLMALDLLTGAVQAYIFAVLATVFIGSATGAGGGPSPTDTPDSPQPASSQKVHAP, encoded by the coding sequence ATGATCTCCTCGCCGCTTTCCATCGAGACGCTGGTGCGGATCGGCCCGGTTCCGATCACCACGCCCGTGGTCGTCACCTGGGCGATCATGGCGGTGCTGGGCCTGGGCGCATGGGCGCTGAGCCGGCGGCTGCGGCCCCGGCCCTCCACGCTGCAGAGCGTGCTCGAGATGGCCGTGGAGGCGGTGGACGACCAGGTGCGCGGCACCCTGCAGGCCGACCCGGCCCCTTGCCGCGCGCTCATCGGCACACTGTTTCTCTACATCCTCGTGGCGAACTGGTCGTCGCTCATCCCCGGCGTGGAGCCGCCCACCGCCCATCTGGAGACCGACGTGGCCCTGGCCGGCATCGTCTTCGCCGCCACAATCTGGTTCGGCATCCGCGCCCAAGGGCTCGGCGGCTGGTTGAAGACCTTCGCCGAACCCTCCTGGGCGATGATCCCCCTCAACCTGGTGGAGCAGGTCACCCGCAACGTCTCGCTCGTCCTGCGCCTGTTCGGCAACGTGATGAGCGGGGTTTTCGTGATCGGCATCGTGCTGTCGCTCGCCGGCCTGCTGGTGCCGATCCCGCTCATGGCGCTCGACCTGCTCACCGGCGCCGTGCAGGCCTACATCTTCGCGGTGCTCGCCACCGTCTTCATCGGTTCGGCCACCGGTGCGGGCGGCGGCCCCTCCCCCACCGACACGCCCGATTCCCCGCAGCCTGCCTCCTCGCAGAAGGTCCATGCCCCATGA
- a CDS encoding F0F1 ATP synthase subunit C: MNSYVEIASILAAALAVGIGSIGPALAEGRAVAAALEAIARQPEAAGTLSRTLFVGLAMIETMAIYCLVIALLVLFANPFTG; encoded by the coding sequence ATGAACAGCTATGTCGAAATCGCCAGCATCCTCGCGGCCGCCCTCGCGGTGGGCATCGGCTCCATCGGCCCCGCACTGGCCGAGGGCCGGGCCGTGGCCGCGGCGCTGGAGGCCATCGCCCGCCAGCCGGAAGCGGCCGGCACCCTGTCGCGCACCCTGTTCGTCGGCCTCGCGATGATCGAGACCATGGCGATCTACTGCCTGGTGATCGCGCTGCTGGTGCTGTTCGCCAACCCGTTCACCGGCTAG
- a CDS encoding F0F1 ATP synthase subunit alpha translates to MTTDGEAPLGRSDAWLADGRSRLARAELAPEAEAIGRVEQVSDGIARVSGLPQVRLNELLRFEGNRLGFALSLDADTIGAVLLDGEEGIHAGAPVRGTGEVVRVPVGPGLLGRVVDPLGRPIDGKGPVEAASHEPVERPAPAIIERDLVAEPMETGILVVDALFALGRGQRELIVGDRATGKTSVAVDAIVNQKRSEVICVYVAVGQRATAVARVVEAVRAHGAPERCIFVVAPAATAPGLQWIAPFAGMTMAEHFRDAGQDALIVIDDLTKHAATHRELALLTREPPGREAYPGDVFYVHARLLERAAKLSAARGGGSLTALPVAETDAGNLSAYIPTNLISITDGQIVLGARLFAANQRPAVDVGLSVSRVGGKAQRKALRAVSGRVRLDYAQFLELEMFTRFGGMSDTRVKAQIARGERIRALLTQPRFAGLRMADQVALLAALADGALDSLPPARFSELRARLPGHLDTTAAAALTALGDGSGLDDGLRAALVAAVAALAADLAASPGPGDGTEGGAPGPGSGAPPSTTPPAGSAPDGGASDGSASGGSASGGSASGGSAPGGGAPGGGAPGGDEPGGSAPGGRASGGSAPGGVASGGGALGGRAPDGSTALLGTDAPHGGSAAPGTGAPPIPGEAAATGSVPVPNPARPAGADVSASPGPADAAGTSSGRVSDLPGSAR, encoded by the coding sequence ATGACGACTGACGGTGAGGCCCCCCTCGGGCGCAGCGACGCCTGGCTGGCGGATGGCCGCAGCCGCCTCGCCCGCGCCGAGCTTGCGCCGGAGGCGGAGGCCATCGGCCGGGTGGAGCAGGTCTCCGACGGCATCGCCCGCGTCTCCGGCCTGCCGCAAGTGCGGCTGAACGAGCTGCTGCGCTTCGAGGGGAACCGGCTGGGCTTCGCCCTCAGCCTGGATGCGGACACCATCGGCGCGGTGCTCCTGGACGGCGAGGAGGGCATCCACGCCGGCGCGCCGGTGCGCGGCACCGGCGAGGTGGTGCGGGTGCCGGTGGGCCCGGGCCTGCTGGGCCGGGTGGTGGACCCGCTGGGCCGGCCCATCGACGGGAAGGGCCCGGTGGAGGCCGCGTCGCACGAGCCCGTGGAGCGCCCCGCTCCCGCCATCATCGAGCGCGACCTCGTCGCCGAGCCGATGGAGACCGGCATCCTGGTGGTGGACGCGCTCTTCGCCCTGGGCCGCGGCCAGCGTGAGCTGATCGTGGGAGACCGGGCCACCGGCAAGACCTCCGTCGCGGTGGACGCCATCGTGAACCAGAAGCGCTCGGAGGTGATCTGCGTCTACGTCGCCGTGGGCCAGCGCGCCACCGCCGTGGCGCGGGTGGTCGAGGCGGTGCGCGCGCATGGCGCGCCGGAGCGCTGCATCTTCGTGGTCGCCCCCGCCGCCACCGCCCCGGGCCTGCAATGGATCGCGCCCTTCGCCGGGATGACCATGGCCGAGCATTTCCGCGACGCCGGTCAGGACGCGCTCATCGTCATCGACGACCTCACCAAGCACGCCGCCACCCACCGCGAGCTGGCCCTGCTCACCCGTGAGCCGCCGGGCCGCGAGGCCTATCCCGGCGACGTGTTCTACGTGCACGCCCGCCTGCTGGAACGCGCGGCGAAGCTCTCCGCGGCGCGGGGCGGCGGCTCGCTCACCGCGCTGCCCGTGGCCGAGACCGATGCGGGCAACCTCTCCGCCTACATCCCCACCAACCTGATCTCGATCACCGACGGGCAGATCGTGCTCGGCGCCCGGCTCTTCGCGGCGAACCAGCGCCCGGCGGTGGACGTGGGCCTGAGCGTGAGCCGCGTGGGCGGCAAGGCACAGAGGAAGGCGCTGCGCGCGGTCTCCGGCCGGGTGCGGCTCGACTACGCGCAGTTCCTGGAGCTGGAGATGTTCACCCGTTTCGGCGGCATGTCCGACACCCGGGTGAAGGCGCAGATCGCCCGGGGCGAGCGCATCCGCGCCCTGCTCACCCAGCCGCGCTTCGCCGGGCTGCGCATGGCCGACCAGGTGGCGTTGCTCGCCGCCCTCGCGGATGGCGCGCTCGACAGCCTGCCGCCGGCGCGCTTCTCCGAGCTGCGCGCCCGGTTGCCGGGCCACCTCGACACCACAGCCGCCGCCGCGCTCACCGCGCTGGGTGACGGCAGCGGGCTGGACGACGGCCTGCGCGCGGCGCTGGTCGCCGCCGTCGCCGCCCTGGCGGCCGATCTCGCCGCTTCCCCCGGCCCCGGAGACGGCACGGAGGGCGGCGCTCCCGGCCCGGGCTCCGGCGCGCCGCCGAGCACCACTCCGCCGGCTGGCAGTGCGCCGGACGGAGGTGCGTCGGATGGCAGTGCGTCAGGCGGAAGTGCGTCAGGCGGAAGTGCGTCGGGCGGAAGTGCGCCGGGCGGTGGTGCGCCGGGCGGTGGTGCGCCGGGCGGTGATGAGCCGGGTGGAAGTGCGCCGGGCGGCAGAGCGTCAGGTGGCAGTGCACCGGGGGGCGTCGCGTCAGGCGGCGGTGCCTTGGGTGGCAGAGCGCCGGATGGAAGCACTGCACTGCTCGGCACCGATGCGCCGCACGGCGGCAGTGCGGCGCCGGGCACCGGTGCGCCACCAATCCCGGGTGAGGCGGCTGCCACGGGAAGCGTGCCCGTGCCGAACCCGGCCCGCCCGGCGGGCGCGGATGTCTCCGCCTCCCCGGGCCCTGCGGACGCGGCCGGCACTTCGTCCGGAAGGGTGTCCGACTTGCCGGGCAGCGCGCGGTGA
- a CDS encoding F0F1 ATP synthase subunit gamma: MSGRESDVAARIGTVRSLSSVISAMQGIAAARSREAQACLAGIRSYAATVGTGIGEALALLPEVAEGPPPHGGRHMVVALCAEQGFAGTFSERVLDAAEAVLRAPGPPADLWVIGDRGVMAAAVRGTAVLRHDPMISHPMEAALLAGRIADALWQGAAAGRLLRLSLVHAVPDPRAGLRLATRRLVPFDFTRFPRASGRPMITLPPRMLLDALVQEYVFAELCEAITLSFAAESEARMRAMLAARTNVADTLEELVATSRRLRQEEITSEIVELAAGALAHRGR; the protein is encoded by the coding sequence GTGAGCGGGCGCGAAAGCGACGTTGCGGCGCGGATCGGCACGGTGCGCAGCCTGTCCTCGGTGATCTCCGCCATGCAGGGGATCGCCGCCGCCCGCAGCCGCGAGGCGCAGGCCTGTCTCGCCGGCATCCGCAGCTACGCGGCCACCGTGGGCACCGGCATCGGCGAGGCCCTCGCCCTCCTGCCGGAGGTGGCGGAGGGCCCGCCCCCGCACGGGGGCCGGCACATGGTGGTGGCGCTCTGCGCCGAGCAGGGCTTCGCCGGCACCTTCAGCGAACGGGTGCTGGACGCCGCCGAGGCGGTGCTGCGCGCGCCCGGCCCGCCGGCCGACCTCTGGGTGATCGGCGACCGCGGGGTGATGGCCGCTGCCGTGCGGGGCACCGCGGTGCTGCGCCATGACCCGATGATCTCGCATCCAATGGAGGCGGCGCTGCTGGCCGGGCGCATCGCCGACGCGCTGTGGCAGGGCGCGGCGGCCGGCCGGCTGCTGCGGCTGAGCCTCGTGCACGCGGTGCCGGACCCGCGGGCCGGCCTGCGCCTCGCCACGCGCCGGCTGGTGCCGTTCGATTTCACGCGCTTCCCCCGTGCCTCCGGGCGGCCGATGATCACGCTGCCGCCGCGCATGCTGCTCGACGCGCTGGTGCAGGAATACGTGTTCGCGGAGCTGTGCGAGGCGATCACCCTGTCCTTCGCCGCCGAGAGCGAGGCCCGGATGCGCGCGATGCTGGCCGCGCGCACCAATGTCGCGGACACGCTGGAGGAGCTGGTCGCAACCTCGCGCCGCCTGCGGCAGGAGGAGATCACCTCAGAAATCGTCGAGCTCGCCGCCGGGGCCCTGGCGCATCGCGGGCGGTGA
- a CDS encoding sulfatase-like hydrolase/transferase — translation MTRQIRNILFIMFDQLRWDYLGCAGHPFLETPHIDALAARGVRFSRTYVQSPVCGASRMSTYTGRYVSSHGAAWNNFPLKVGERTIGSHLRRLGMESWLIGKTHMKADAAGMEELGVSRDGVIGARVAECGFDPWVRDDGLWGEGPDGFYDDKRSPYNAYLHAQGYDVANPWHDHANAGVTEAGDMASGWLMQHADRPANIREQDSETPWLTSRAIEFMEAKRGAAPWLCHLSYIKPHWPYIVPAPYHAMYGRNQVVPPVRHPSERAAPHPVYEQYMNNAIGRAFSRDAVRDKVIPAYMGLIKQCDDQMGRLFAYLEDSGRMEDTLIVITSDHGDYLGDHWLGEKDLFHECSVKVPLIIFDPRAEADDTRGTVCDALVEQIDLAATFIEAAGGEVPAHVVEGRSLMPFLEGAAPEDWRSFAISEYDYSATPMAANLGLAPRDARLFMVADTRWKFMHAEGGFRPMLFDLHSDPQELTDLGASPAHAGIIDAMYARLGLWARRMAQRTAISDAQILGMRGKSRRTGILLGLYDGTEVPEELTVRYRGPAPHLKE, via the coding sequence ATGACCAGACAGATCCGCAACATCCTCTTCATCATGTTCGACCAGCTGCGCTGGGACTATCTCGGCTGCGCCGGCCATCCCTTCCTGGAGACACCGCACATCGACGCGCTGGCCGCGCGCGGCGTGCGTTTCTCGCGCACCTACGTGCAGTCCCCGGTCTGCGGCGCGTCGCGGATGAGCACCTACACCGGGCGCTACGTGAGCAGCCACGGCGCGGCCTGGAACAACTTCCCCCTGAAGGTCGGCGAGCGGACCATCGGCAGCCACCTGCGCCGGCTCGGCATGGAAAGCTGGCTGATCGGCAAGACCCACATGAAGGCCGACGCGGCGGGCATGGAGGAGCTGGGCGTGAGCCGCGACGGGGTGATCGGCGCGCGGGTGGCCGAGTGCGGCTTCGACCCCTGGGTGCGCGACGACGGCCTGTGGGGCGAGGGGCCGGACGGTTTCTACGACGACAAGCGCTCGCCCTATAACGCGTATCTGCACGCGCAGGGCTATGACGTGGCGAACCCCTGGCATGACCACGCGAATGCCGGGGTGACGGAGGCGGGCGACATGGCCTCCGGCTGGCTGATGCAGCACGCGGACCGGCCGGCCAACATCCGCGAGCAGGATTCCGAGACGCCCTGGCTCACCTCCCGCGCCATCGAGTTCATGGAGGCAAAGCGCGGGGCGGCGCCCTGGCTGTGCCACCTTTCCTACATCAAGCCGCACTGGCCCTACATCGTGCCCGCGCCCTATCACGCAATGTACGGCCGCAACCAGGTGGTGCCCCCGGTCCGCCACCCGTCGGAGCGCGCGGCGCCGCACCCGGTCTACGAGCAGTACATGAACAACGCCATCGGCCGCGCCTTCTCGCGCGATGCGGTGCGCGACAAGGTCATCCCCGCCTACATGGGCCTGATCAAGCAGTGCGACGACCAGATGGGCCGGCTCTTCGCCTATCTGGAGGACAGCGGGCGCATGGAGGACACGCTGATCGTGATCACCTCCGACCACGGCGACTACCTGGGCGACCACTGGCTGGGCGAGAAGGACCTGTTCCACGAGTGCTCGGTGAAGGTGCCGCTGATCATCTTCGACCCGAGGGCGGAGGCCGACGACACCCGTGGCACGGTCTGCGACGCGCTGGTGGAGCAGATCGACCTCGCGGCCACCTTCATCGAGGCGGCCGGCGGCGAGGTGCCCGCGCATGTGGTCGAGGGCCGCTCGCTGATGCCCTTCCTGGAGGGCGCGGCGCCGGAGGACTGGCGCAGCTTCGCGATCTCGGAATACGATTACTCGGCCACGCCGATGGCCGCCAACCTGGGCCTCGCCCCGCGCGACGCCCGGCTGTTCATGGTGGCGGACACGCGCTGGAAGTTCATGCATGCCGAGGGCGGGTTCCGCCCGATGCTCTTCGACCTGCACTCGGACCCGCAGGAGCTCACCGATCTCGGCGCCAGCCCCGCCCATGCCGGGATCATCGACGCGATGTACGCGCGGCTCGGCCTCTGGGCCCGGCGTATGGCGCAACGCACCGCGATCTCCGACGCGCAGATCCTCGGGATGCGCGGCAAGTCGCGCCGCACCGGCATCCTCCTCGGCCTCTATGACGGCACCGAGGTGCCCGAAGAGCTGACCGTGCGCTACCGCGGCCCCGCGCCCCACCTGAAGGAGTGA
- a CDS encoding TAXI family TRAP transporter solute-binding subunit, protein MTPSRPFTAPFARRLAATALAVAALIGPGLPDAAQAAEKLRMATIAPGSSAYLTMSTMATIVNRQQDAYEITVDATGAATKHMVDLAQGKLDFVMSSPTVYDAMKTGTFMYQKLSSAPKLAENVRLVFWFPYGTYHFVTYADDGMSSLEDIRGKKVFLGPPGGGAWNTARQWIEAQTGMKPGEDYENFKGSWSSAFQAFQDRQLDVYAVGGIPPFPQLEQLAATSRLRLLGPDKAQVEAQSDAQLAPSRIPGRSLEMIPAGTYGPNVVNTGDVYSLGSVVGVATRADLDEETVYAITKAFWEGAEKMRDSAPWLKRITLDYAVSPGGMALHPGARRYYEEIGVKIPAASLAN, encoded by the coding sequence ATGACCCCATCGCGCCCGTTCACCGCGCCCTTCGCGCGGCGCCTCGCGGCCACGGCCCTCGCGGTCGCGGCCCTCATCGGCCCGGGCCTGCCCGACGCGGCGCAGGCGGCCGAGAAGCTGCGCATGGCCACGATCGCGCCGGGTTCCTCGGCCTATCTCACAATGTCGACCATGGCGACCATCGTGAACCGGCAGCAGGACGCCTACGAGATCACCGTCGACGCCACGGGGGCCGCCACCAAGCACATGGTCGACCTCGCGCAGGGCAAGCTCGACTTCGTGATGTCCTCGCCCACGGTCTATGATGCGATGAAGACCGGCACCTTCATGTACCAGAAGCTCTCCTCGGCGCCCAAGCTGGCGGAGAATGTCCGGCTGGTGTTCTGGTTTCCCTACGGCACCTACCATTTCGTGACCTATGCCGATGACGGCATGAGTTCGCTGGAGGACATCCGCGGCAAGAAGGTGTTTCTCGGCCCCCCCGGCGGCGGGGCCTGGAACACCGCGCGCCAGTGGATCGAGGCGCAGACCGGCATGAAGCCGGGCGAGGATTACGAGAACTTCAAGGGCTCCTGGTCCTCCGCCTTCCAGGCCTTCCAGGACCGGCAGCTCGATGTCTACGCCGTGGGGGGCATCCCGCCGTTTCCGCAGCTCGAACAGCTCGCCGCCACCAGCCGCCTGCGCCTGCTCGGGCCCGACAAGGCGCAGGTGGAGGCACAGAGCGACGCGCAGCTGGCGCCCTCGCGCATCCCCGGCCGATCGCTGGAGATGATCCCCGCCGGCACCTACGGGCCGAACGTGGTGAACACCGGGGACGTGTATTCGCTGGGCTCCGTCGTGGGCGTGGCAACCCGTGCCGATCTTGACGAGGAGACGGTCTACGCCATCACGAAGGCGTTCTGGGAGGGCGCGGAGAAGATGCGCGACAGCGCGCCCTGGCTGAAGCGCATCACGCTCGACTATGCCGTGAGCCCCGGCGGCATGGCCCTGCACCCCGGCGCGCGGCGCTATTACGAGGAGATCGGGGTGAAGATCCCCGCGGCGTCGCTGGCCAATTGA